A region from the Melioribacter roseus P3M-2 genome encodes:
- a CDS encoding cation:proton antiporter, translating into MSPLFIFLIVLVVGFLGANLFRQKLLTKVYLPAGLEYILLGILLGPSFSGWLNVNFGLNIPNLVDDNMLRQMAPGIAAATGIIGLVYGLRFKVSDFQNADSEHIRVATFDIIISVLVIGGISFFVFYFYLFPGSKIENILAASAALGIMGSVSSNSLIKSIMNRYQITGKITSALDVSTKINLDINIFLFGLLFGIIHIGSTNTFIKSPIEWIVTSILLALLIGILLNLFLGREEDEKKFFVAIIGTIVFTSGIGYFINISPLFMNFILGFILANFSKIAGKIEKPLTKISDPVGILVVIMAGFNWIPLPPIFFIVAAAAFILIRFVSKRFSGYLAYASSFEKDKLIPNIGLGLLPQDIIVCAMIVDYINVYQNEFTNLVVSCILTSMIFFGLISYRLSKRLLIDAGEIRGAAK; encoded by the coding sequence ATGTCGCCTCTTTTTATTTTCTTAATTGTTCTTGTTGTTGGATTTTTAGGCGCAAACCTATTCAGGCAAAAACTATTAACGAAAGTTTACCTGCCTGCGGGTTTGGAATATATATTGCTCGGAATACTGCTCGGTCCTTCGTTTTCCGGCTGGTTGAACGTCAATTTCGGGTTAAACATACCCAATCTGGTAGACGACAACATGCTGCGGCAGATGGCGCCCGGCATTGCGGCAGCCACCGGTATAATCGGCTTGGTATACGGACTCAGATTCAAAGTAAGCGATTTCCAAAACGCCGACTCGGAACACATTCGCGTAGCTACTTTCGATATTATTATTTCAGTATTGGTAATTGGCGGGATATCCTTTTTCGTTTTCTATTTTTATCTTTTTCCGGGCTCCAAAATAGAGAATATTCTGGCGGCTTCGGCGGCGCTCGGCATTATGGGTTCGGTTTCTTCGAATTCATTGATCAAATCGATTATGAATCGATATCAGATCACGGGTAAAATCACATCCGCGCTCGACGTATCTACAAAAATCAATCTGGACATAAACATTTTTCTCTTCGGACTTCTCTTTGGAATTATTCACATCGGCTCGACGAATACGTTTATCAAATCGCCCATAGAGTGGATAGTAACGAGCATACTGCTTGCTTTGTTAATCGGAATTTTACTCAATTTATTTTTAGGCAGAGAGGAAGACGAAAAAAAATTTTTTGTGGCAATTATCGGCACAATAGTATTTACGAGCGGAATCGGTTATTTCATCAACATCTCTCCACTTTTTATGAATTTCATTCTCGGTTTTATACTCGCAAATTTTTCCAAAATAGCGGGTAAAATAGAAAAGCCGCTCACAAAAATAAGCGATCCGGTCGGAATACTTGTTGTAATTATGGCCGGGTTCAACTGGATTCCGTTGCCGCCGATATTCTTTATTGTTGCCGCTGCGGCGTTCATATTAATTCGCTTTGTATCGAAACGATTTTCGGGCTATCTGGCTTACGCTTCGTCGTTCGAAAAGGATAAATTGATACCTAACATCGGACTCGGCTTGTTGCCTCAGGATATAATCGTATGCGCAATGATAGTCGATTACATAAACGTATATCAGAACGAGTTCACAAATCTTGTTGTAAGCTGTATATTAACATCCATGATTTTCTTCGGATTGATCAGTTACAGATTGTCCAAGCGATTGTTGATTGACGCCGGCGAAATCAGGGGAGCGGCAAAATGA
- a CDS encoding mechanosensitive ion channel family protein, with the protein MKTKYYITLLALLIAGNAFSQDSSYTPDTMRALNPAVYTQDTGLKSAPVHQIGEPKDSVYAVKDTVGEVKAQETNHTQLLQSKRVVDIFKSVDLITILEALLLIFITFTIFRLLNRSNKSAFARRFPFYSTRFVPTLKAMTVVLVLYILINLIFGISKEILLAFLVIIVVTLAVASVPVIKNLIGGFLLTYNPPFEKGDIIQVGEYTGKVTDINWRHTIIVTDNGSNVSLPNSVFLSNPVENINIGNREQLITLEIELPTSIENDSVMNILREASLSNPYLYTRKKTEVFLKRFDALKNTYTYEVNFYIFDRQFYEETVNHFNQIVANKFKIVN; encoded by the coding sequence GTGAAGACAAAATATTACATAACGTTATTGGCGCTGCTAATCGCAGGCAATGCTTTTTCGCAGGACAGCTCATACACGCCGGACACAATGCGCGCGCTAAATCCGGCGGTCTATACTCAGGACACAGGGCTGAAATCCGCGCCCGTTCATCAAATCGGAGAGCCGAAAGATTCCGTTTATGCCGTAAAAGATACAGTCGGAGAGGTAAAGGCTCAAGAGACGAATCACACGCAACTCCTACAATCAAAGCGCGTTGTTGATATTTTCAAATCAGTCGATTTGATAACTATACTCGAAGCTCTGCTTCTGATATTTATTACATTTACAATTTTCCGATTGCTTAACAGAAGCAACAAATCGGCTTTTGCCCGGCGATTCCCGTTTTACTCGACGCGCTTCGTTCCTACGCTGAAGGCAATGACGGTTGTGCTGGTATTATATATACTCATTAATCTGATTTTCGGAATTTCGAAGGAAATACTGCTGGCATTTTTAGTTATTATCGTCGTCACATTGGCTGTCGCTTCGGTGCCGGTAATAAAGAATCTGATCGGGGGTTTTCTTTTGACTTACAATCCGCCCTTCGAAAAAGGGGATATAATTCAAGTCGGCGAATATACCGGAAAAGTTACGGACATTAATTGGAGACACACAATAATTGTAACGGACAACGGTTCGAACGTCTCGCTGCCCAATTCGGTTTTTTTGAGTAATCCGGTGGAGAATATAAATATCGGCAATCGCGAGCAACTGATTACGCTCGAAATAGAGCTTCCTACGTCGATTGAGAACGACTCTGTTATGAACATTTTGAGGGAAGCTTCGCTCTCCAATCCTTATTTATATACGCGCAAGAAAACGGAAGTGTTTCTTAAAAGATTCGACGCTCTAAAAAACACCTATACATATGAAGTAAATTTTTATATTTTTGACAGGCAATTTTACGAAGAAACCGTAAATCATTTTAATCAAATTGTGGCAAACAAATTTAAAATCGTTAATTGA
- a CDS encoding 4-hydroxy-3-methylbut-2-enyl diphosphate reductase: protein MKKFDIPDFYRSPIISAIKAYRKTADPLKKDFSPTRLEFGNITLLIARHFGFCYGVENAIEIAYKTVRSNPGKRIFLLSEMIHNPHVNEDLKSNGVNFIMDNHGNQFVPWDEITSDDIVIIPAFGTTVETENLLKSKNIDIVTYNTTCPFVEKVWNRSAALGGKGYTIVIHGKHYHEETRATFSHTSLNSPSVIVRDLKEARILSEFILGYKNEKEFYRFFEGKLTPHFKFPEDLERIGVVNQTTMLAEETEEIANLLKQTMLQKYGEENLKERFADTRDTLCYATNDNQSATYELTKQNADAAIVVGGYNSSNTSHLVEILSAKFPTYFISDPSKIISKEEILYFDIEQKKEATGKNFLPKDRPPVIAITSGASCPDSLVEAVIRKLLSFYDAEFTPDILSNYTRSVSEL, encoded by the coding sequence ATGAAAAAGTTCGATATACCCGATTTTTACAGAAGTCCGATTATTTCGGCAATTAAAGCATACCGCAAAACCGCCGACCCGTTGAAAAAGGATTTTTCGCCGACGCGTCTGGAATTCGGTAATATCACTCTATTAATTGCGCGTCATTTCGGCTTTTGTTACGGCGTCGAAAACGCCATCGAAATAGCTTACAAAACAGTGCGTTCGAATCCGGGCAAAAGAATTTTTTTGCTGAGCGAAATGATTCACAACCCTCACGTCAACGAAGATTTAAAAAGCAACGGCGTCAATTTTATTATGGATAACCACGGCAATCAATTTGTGCCGTGGGATGAAATAACGAGCGACGATATCGTAATTATTCCCGCATTCGGAACCACTGTCGAAACCGAAAACCTGCTCAAAAGCAAAAACATCGACATTGTAACGTATAACACTACGTGTCCGTTTGTAGAGAAAGTTTGGAACCGTTCGGCAGCCCTTGGCGGCAAAGGCTATACGATCGTAATTCACGGCAAACATTATCACGAGGAAACGCGAGCCACATTTTCGCACACTTCGCTTAATTCGCCTTCGGTTATCGTGCGCGACTTAAAAGAAGCGCGCATTCTTTCCGAATTTATATTGGGATATAAAAACGAAAAAGAATTTTACCGGTTTTTCGAAGGCAAACTTACTCCGCATTTCAAATTTCCGGAAGATCTGGAAAGAATCGGCGTGGTCAATCAAACAACAATGCTGGCGGAAGAGACCGAAGAAATTGCAAACCTCCTAAAACAAACTATGCTGCAAAAATACGGAGAGGAAAATCTGAAAGAGCGTTTTGCGGACACTCGCGACACTCTTTGCTATGCCACAAACGACAATCAATCGGCTACATACGAACTTACAAAACAAAACGCCGATGCGGCAATTGTTGTGGGCGGTTATAACAGCTCGAACACATCGCATCTGGTCGAAATACTTTCGGCCAAGTTCCCCACCTATTTTATTTCCGACCCTTCCAAAATAATTTCGAAAGAAGAAATTCTGTACTTCGATATTGAACAAAAGAAAGAGGCGACCGGCAAGAATTTTCTGCCGAAGGACAGACCGCCCGTTATTGCAATAACAAGCGGCGCGTCGTGTCCCGACTCGCTCGTAGAAGCGGTTATCCGAAAACTACTCTCTTTTTACGACGCCGAATTCACTCCCGATATTTTGAGCAATTACACAAGGTCTGTAAGCGAGCTGTAG
- a CDS encoding SufE family protein → MTIAEKQKKLVEEFEQYTDWEERYKHLIELGRQMPEMSEELKIDKYKLDGCQSQVWIKAELKDGKIYFVADSDAAIVKGLIALLLKVYSGHTPDEILSNPPEFLKQIGIDKHLSPTRKNGLAAMMKQIQMYAVAFKTLAGKK, encoded by the coding sequence ATGACGATAGCCGAAAAACAGAAAAAGTTAGTCGAGGAGTTCGAACAATATACCGACTGGGAAGAACGCTACAAACACTTAATTGAACTGGGGCGGCAGATGCCCGAAATGAGCGAAGAACTGAAAATCGACAAATATAAACTCGACGGATGCCAGTCGCAGGTTTGGATTAAAGCCGAATTGAAAGACGGTAAAATTTATTTCGTAGCCGACAGCGACGCGGCAATAGTTAAAGGCTTGATTGCGCTTCTTCTGAAAGTTTATTCGGGGCACACGCCCGATGAAATATTGTCCAATCCTCCCGAATTTTTAAAACAAATAGGTATCGACAAACACCTTTCGCCAACTCGCAAAAACGGTTTGGCTGCAATGATGAAGCAAATTCAGATGTACGCGGTCGCTTTCAAAACCCTTGCTGGAAAGAAATGA
- the dgt gene encoding dGTP triphosphohydrolase, whose translation MKNKFYNNFDIKRLKESERSNDYRTPFQIDRDRIIHSSEFRRLQGKTQVFLPGEYDFYRTRLTHSIEVAQIGRSICNYLCKSQKEFFNDEFHIDSDLVEAICLAHDLGHPPFGHAGERILNKLMLDYGGFEGNAQTLRLVTEIFYRDGNRYRGMNPTRAFLDGVLKYKALFSQFERPENHFLYDEQAIYIDFIWENGYESIKNDTELLNNFRSIECQIMDWADDTAYAVNDLVDSISGGFINIAKLSKWKQINCKTDEEEKIVEEIIDWIKEDNYKQKFGAQIGEFIAACSVKKRTTFMDDYTNRYGFELVVPEEIKKRVEIYKKISVDLVFRSPTLHQIEFKGNSMIEKVFKLLEENYIVEPGSSKLLPDFNDRIIRTESEKNRRARLVCDYIAGATDSYAMRIYRRLFDPDYSSLTDLV comes from the coding sequence ATGAAAAACAAATTTTACAATAATTTCGATATCAAACGTCTGAAAGAGAGCGAGCGTTCAAACGACTATCGAACGCCGTTTCAAATAGACAGAGACAGAATAATCCATTCCTCGGAATTCAGAAGGTTGCAGGGCAAAACTCAGGTTTTTTTGCCGGGAGAATACGATTTCTATCGCACGCGCTTGACGCATTCGATTGAGGTGGCTCAGATCGGCAGGTCTATTTGTAATTACTTGTGCAAATCGCAAAAAGAGTTTTTCAATGATGAATTTCATATCGACTCCGACCTGGTCGAAGCAATTTGCCTGGCTCACGATCTCGGGCATCCGCCGTTCGGACACGCAGGCGAGAGAATATTGAATAAATTGATGCTTGACTACGGCGGTTTCGAAGGGAACGCTCAAACTTTGAGATTGGTAACCGAAATCTTTTACCGCGACGGAAATCGTTACCGCGGTATGAATCCCACGCGCGCTTTCCTCGACGGCGTATTGAAATACAAAGCCCTGTTCAGCCAATTCGAAAGACCGGAGAATCATTTCCTTTACGACGAACAGGCAATCTATATCGATTTTATCTGGGAAAACGGATATGAATCTATTAAGAATGATACGGAGCTATTGAACAACTTCCGCAGTATCGAATGTCAGATAATGGACTGGGCAGACGACACGGCTTATGCTGTAAACGATCTGGTCGACAGCATCTCGGGCGGATTCATCAATATTGCCAAACTTTCCAAGTGGAAACAAATTAATTGCAAAACGGACGAAGAAGAAAAAATCGTCGAGGAAATAATTGATTGGATAAAAGAGGATAATTACAAGCAAAAATTCGGAGCCCAAATCGGCGAGTTTATTGCGGCGTGCTCGGTCAAAAAAAGAACCACTTTTATGGACGATTATACAAACAGATACGGGTTCGAACTCGTCGTTCCCGAAGAGATAAAAAAGCGGGTTGAAATTTACAAAAAGATTTCGGTCGATCTGGTATTCCGTTCGCCCACGCTCCATCAAATCGAATTCAAAGGTAATTCGATGATCGAAAAAGTGTTCAAACTGCTCGAAGAAAATTATATCGTAGAGCCGGGCTCGAGCAAACTTCTGCCCGATTTCAACGACAGAATAATTCGAACCGAATCCGAAAAGAACCGCAGGGCTCGTTTGGTTTGCGATTATATTGCCGGCGCTACCGATTCTTACGCGATGAGGATTTACAGAAGGCTCTTCGACCCGGACTACAGCTCGCTTACAGACCTTGTGTAA
- a CDS encoding cation:proton antiporter domain-containing protein, which translates to MISVLRRIIVISILFSIFLFVETIQVESTGIINPKTLAVLGFLIIASFALGEIFALIKLPRVIGYLLIGIIFGPYSYFIFGSKLLQVFNNQVIQDISLVNNVTLALIALTAGLELKVNAIKSFLKSSLLILLFKTITIFILITGTVYLLSPFIPFLAGESWAPKLASGLLLSVIALGTSIELTLVVANESNAKGRFVDLILSTAILKDILVILLLAVVLTISASILSISTGSESPFIALGKELLFSILFGGILGGAGLLYMKYINKELLLFLVAFVVFGSEIATMLHLEMLVTFVTAGFIIQNFSDFGEQIHKPLEKISLPIFITFFTIAGASLNLISVSEAIVIGIIIVAVRALAFYLSITLAAKTTREPVEITKFSWMGFISIGGLMLGLAIIISQKLPGLGNELKNLITSVVALNIFIGPVLFKIGIAKAKSYSQADEAQTAELPKEEIEKVIKPAKVKAKFREPDLRHDELNKSLYNILIKANNILTDFDKKFIQVRGEESLELLVSLTEKYSDEYQSLKKLLSDPAITHSKIRMEILRAKKNLSEWLISLCEERKKTEKRILNLEPLIKDLFYAFIDLTDGLKYEYLIDLEEEKYTPSPEDGTILKLRKFLLRSKLYINRFFNKEYKLKRRVKYRNLTKYYLVGESSHEILESVNLVGIERLTTLKILRTFYKQTNEELDQLLETALNEKDNVALPMLLVEKLDEIHQQMTSSITVYTNEINATVEEIGRRLFYAVANPFNKLIDALHIAGTHKFNERQYRFSKVFEKSEQAKELALQSIRYWTIYYAGIIGLFQKEAYIDKMKVDIDVTLAESLISVSEEINKDIRETNALLQKELKFFRQKLTDIDSLNNEELEQLFHEEKYSHFINVIERQLKILREVNEGKKIDFLFDHFIGRFKSIAAALPETIELLEEEDLVLEERIPKLQSLKAVPIRSIANTILHNKLSVDIGEINELMVNQFSLITEEVKNYLLIINFHFDTAIQELEKPEPDRQLAINLANSFYEKMSFRIDEVNKLIDRIETDINKRLTERVSASLESINNLIMKKSYGDIKAYLVKTEQKGKLIEAYNQIRDELNYFFRKYKVILKRNYDLYFKYVINDLLVKYNIIKIEVGDADSESLFDKSKIEKLPFIYKKLFDGTPIETYNLFVGLDQVEKTIKHIIERHKRNEKSSLLIAGETGSGKSSLLNFIINNYLKPYSIVRYEFTNTVTAERELLGLLCRELGYNHTYSLNELVFLLNDKSNKRVIVLENLNELYLRKLSGYDALNALRYLINSTSENTLWICTSDKYSWEFIRDNFEYRHVFEREIIANDLHKKDLRTIIITRHNATGYNLVFKPSELYKFKSKFVKPKSLEDEQKELSSLYFDKLEKFAEGNIIAAMFFWLLSIEGIKDNKVFIKVPRKIESALLGKLEDIYLLSLFSIILHGTLTYDEHATLFNLPVSKSKEILDYLHTKNLIEKHEWSISSAHFFINRFFFKLIERELKKRNII; encoded by the coding sequence ATGATTTCTGTTCTAAGAAGAATTATTGTTATATCGATTTTATTCTCGATATTTCTGTTTGTCGAAACTATTCAGGTAGAATCGACGGGTATTATAAATCCCAAAACGCTCGCCGTTCTAGGATTTCTGATTATAGCTTCGTTTGCGCTCGGCGAAATCTTTGCTTTGATTAAACTGCCGCGCGTAATCGGATATCTTTTAATCGGCATAATTTTCGGTCCGTATTCTTACTTTATATTCGGCTCCAAACTTCTTCAGGTCTTTAACAATCAGGTAATCCAAGACATCAGTCTGGTCAACAACGTCACGCTTGCGCTTATCGCTCTTACCGCAGGGTTGGAATTGAAAGTCAATGCGATAAAATCTTTTTTGAAATCCTCGCTGCTTATTCTCCTTTTCAAAACCATTACGATATTTATATTGATAACCGGAACGGTTTATCTGTTGTCGCCGTTCATTCCGTTCCTGGCAGGCGAAAGTTGGGCTCCAAAATTGGCTTCGGGACTGTTACTTTCCGTAATAGCGCTCGGCACGTCGATTGAACTTACGCTTGTAGTAGCCAACGAATCGAATGCAAAAGGCAGGTTTGTCGATTTGATATTGAGCACCGCCATACTGAAAGATATATTAGTAATACTTTTGCTTGCAGTCGTGCTGACGATTTCGGCGTCCATTCTGTCGATTTCAACAGGAAGCGAGTCCCCGTTTATTGCGCTCGGGAAAGAGCTTCTTTTCTCGATACTTTTCGGGGGAATTCTCGGCGGCGCGGGTTTGCTCTACATGAAATATATTAACAAGGAATTGCTGCTATTTTTAGTTGCATTCGTGGTCTTCGGCAGCGAAATTGCAACCATGCTTCATCTTGAAATGCTTGTTACATTTGTAACCGCAGGATTTATAATTCAAAATTTCAGCGATTTCGGCGAGCAGATACACAAACCACTCGAAAAAATTTCACTGCCGATATTTATTACATTTTTCACTATAGCCGGAGCCTCTCTCAATCTTATTTCGGTTTCCGAAGCGATTGTAATCGGTATAATAATCGTGGCGGTCAGAGCGCTCGCTTTCTATCTCTCGATTACATTGGCAGCCAAAACGACCCGCGAGCCGGTTGAAATAACCAAATTCAGCTGGATGGGATTTATTTCTATCGGCGGACTGATGCTCGGGCTGGCAATTATAATAAGTCAAAAATTGCCGGGACTTGGAAACGAACTGAAAAATCTGATTACTTCTGTCGTGGCGTTGAATATTTTTATCGGTCCCGTATTATTTAAAATCGGAATTGCAAAAGCAAAATCGTATTCTCAAGCCGACGAGGCTCAAACGGCGGAACTCCCAAAAGAAGAAATCGAAAAGGTTATAAAACCCGCTAAAGTTAAAGCAAAATTCAGAGAGCCCGACCTCAGACATGACGAACTCAATAAATCGCTCTACAATATATTAATCAAAGCAAACAACATTCTGACGGATTTCGATAAAAAGTTTATTCAGGTGCGCGGAGAAGAATCTCTCGAACTTCTCGTCAGTTTGACGGAAAAATATTCCGACGAATATCAGTCGCTCAAAAAGCTTCTCAGCGATCCGGCAATAACTCATTCGAAAATACGAATGGAAATATTGCGGGCTAAAAAGAATCTTTCCGAGTGGCTCATCTCCCTTTGCGAGGAAAGAAAGAAAACCGAAAAAAGAATTCTTAACCTCGAACCGTTAATAAAAGACCTCTTTTATGCTTTCATCGATCTGACAGACGGTTTGAAATACGAATATCTCATCGATCTCGAAGAAGAAAAATACACTCCGTCGCCGGAAGACGGAACCATACTCAAACTGAGAAAGTTTTTACTGCGCTCCAAACTCTATATCAACAGGTTCTTTAATAAAGAATACAAGCTCAAAAGGAGAGTTAAGTATCGCAACCTGACAAAATATTATCTTGTAGGCGAATCTTCCCATGAAATTCTCGAATCGGTAAATCTTGTGGGAATTGAAAGACTTACCACGTTGAAAATTCTGAGGACTTTCTACAAACAGACAAACGAAGAGCTCGACCAACTTCTCGAAACGGCGTTGAACGAAAAGGACAACGTTGCGCTTCCTATGCTTCTGGTCGAAAAACTCGACGAAATTCATCAACAGATGACCTCTTCCATAACCGTTTATACAAATGAAATAAACGCCACCGTAGAAGAGATAGGAAGGCGTCTTTTCTATGCAGTCGCCAATCCTTTCAACAAATTGATTGATGCGCTTCATATAGCGGGCACGCACAAATTCAACGAACGGCAGTACCGTTTTTCGAAAGTATTCGAAAAGAGCGAGCAGGCAAAAGAGCTGGCTCTTCAATCGATACGCTATTGGACAATCTATTACGCAGGAATTATCGGGCTTTTCCAGAAAGAAGCGTATATCGACAAAATGAAAGTCGATATCGACGTAACGCTCGCAGAATCGCTTATTAGCGTATCGGAAGAAATCAACAAGGACATACGCGAGACAAACGCGCTGCTCCAGAAAGAATTAAAATTTTTCAGGCAGAAATTAACCGACATCGATTCGTTAAACAACGAGGAGCTCGAACAGCTGTTTCACGAGGAAAAATATTCCCACTTTATAAATGTCATAGAACGGCAGCTTAAAATATTAAGGGAAGTCAACGAAGGAAAGAAAATCGATTTCCTGTTCGACCATTTTATAGGCAGATTCAAAAGTATTGCCGCGGCTCTGCCAGAAACGATCGAACTCCTCGAAGAAGAAGATCTTGTTTTAGAAGAGAGGATTCCCAAACTTCAATCCCTAAAGGCGGTTCCGATTCGCTCAATAGCCAATACTATTCTGCACAATAAACTTTCAGTCGATATCGGCGAAATTAACGAGTTGATGGTAAACCAGTTTTCTCTCATAACGGAAGAGGTAAAAAATTATCTGCTTATCATTAATTTCCACTTCGACACCGCAATTCAGGAATTGGAGAAGCCCGAACCGGACAGACAGCTGGCAATTAATCTCGCCAATTCATTTTACGAAAAAATGTCCTTCCGCATCGACGAGGTCAACAAGTTAATCGACCGCATTGAAACGGATATCAACAAACGCCTTACGGAAAGAGTCTCCGCAAGCCTCGAGTCGATTAACAATTTAATAATGAAAAAATCGTACGGCGACATCAAAGCCTACCTTGTTAAAACCGAGCAAAAGGGTAAACTGATAGAAGCATACAATCAGATACGCGACGAATTAAACTACTTTTTCAGAAAATACAAAGTAATCTTAAAACGTAATTACGACCTGTATTTCAAGTACGTCATCAACGATTTATTGGTTAAATACAATATTATCAAGATCGAAGTAGGCGACGCCGATTCGGAATCCCTGTTCGATAAATCGAAAATCGAGAAACTTCCCTTTATCTATAAAAAACTGTTCGACGGCACTCCGATCGAAACTTACAATCTGTTTGTCGGGCTCGACCAGGTTGAAAAGACAATAAAACATATTATAGAACGACATAAAAGAAATGAAAAATCTTCGCTCCTTATTGCAGGCGAAACAGGCAGCGGAAAATCAAGTTTGTTGAATTTTATTATCAACAATTATTTAAAGCCATATAGCATCGTCCGTTATGAATTTACAAATACAGTCACCGCAGAGCGCGAATTGCTGGGATTATTATGCAGGGAATTGGGATATAATCACACTTATTCGCTAAACGAACTCGTATTTCTCTTAAACGACAAGAGCAACAAGAGAGTTATTGTTCTGGAGAATCTAAACGAACTATACCTCCGCAAGCTTTCCGGTTACGACGCCCTGAACGCATTGCGTTATCTCATAAATTCGACTTCGGAAAACACATTGTGGATTTGCACTTCGGATAAATACAGCTGGGAATTTATAAGGGACAATTTCGAATACAGACACGTATTCGAAAGAGAAATAATTGCAAACGACCTTCATAAAAAAGACCTGCGTACAATCATAATAACCAGGCATAACGCAACCGGTTATAACCTTGTATTCAAACCCTCGGAGTTATACAAATTCAAGTCGAAATTCGTAAAACCGAAATCGCTCGAAGACGAGCAAAAAGAGCTCTCTTCGCTCTACTTCGACAAACTCGAAAAATTTGCGGAGGGCAATATTATCGCCGCCATGTTTTTCTGGCTGCTTTCCATCGAAGGAATCAAAGACAACAAAGTATTCATTAAAGTGCCCAGGAAAATAGAGTCGGCGCTTCTCGGAAAACTCGAAGATATTTATCTGCTCTCCCTGTTCAGTATAATTTTGCACGGAACTTTGACATACGACGAGCACGCCACCCTGTTTAATCTGCCGGTAAGCAAGTCGAAAGAAATACTCGATTACTTGCACACGAAAAACTTAATCGAAAAACACGAATGGAGCATTAGCTCGGCGCACTTTTTCATCAACCGCTTCTTTTTCAAATTAATCGAAAGAGAATTAAAGAAGAGAAACATCATATAG
- a CDS encoding cation diffusion facilitator family transporter gives MGHNHSHSDVLTATKGRLIFVILLNLVITAAEVIGGLISGSLALISDALHNFSDSISIVISYIALKLKHRQNSPRHTFGLKRAEILAAVINSAVLIVISFYLFYEAVKRFSEPVVIEPGIMSIVALVGLLANLLAVLLLRKDSKSSMNIRSSYLHLLGDTISSVAVLGGGIAIILWQIHWIDPLLTILIGVYIIRESYSILLEAIHVLMEGAPTNISIEEIQLEVEKFPEVENIHHIHMWMVGENDIHLEAHVNVQDMKISESDRLRKKIIDRLHDRFDIHHITLQFECNQCPESDLIEQHR, from the coding sequence TTGGGACACAATCATTCACATAGCGACGTACTTACGGCTACCAAAGGAAGACTGATTTTCGTAATACTGCTGAATCTCGTCATTACCGCGGCGGAAGTAATAGGGGGATTGATATCGGGAAGTTTGGCGCTGATATCCGACGCGCTTCACAATTTTTCCGACAGTATTTCGATTGTAATCAGTTACATTGCATTAAAACTGAAACATCGCCAAAACTCGCCCCGTCATACGTTCGGACTTAAACGCGCCGAGATACTTGCCGCAGTTATTAACTCGGCAGTGTTGATTGTGATATCTTTCTATCTTTTTTACGAAGCCGTAAAGAGATTCTCAGAGCCGGTCGTCATCGAACCGGGAATAATGAGCATAGTTGCGCTTGTGGGATTGCTGGCAAATTTGCTGGCCGTATTGCTTCTCAGAAAAGATTCCAAATCGAGCATGAACATCCGGTCTTCGTATCTGCATTTACTGGGCGATACAATTTCGTCGGTGGCGGTGCTGGGCGGAGGTATTGCAATAATACTCTGGCAAATTCACTGGATCGATCCGCTTTTGACGATACTCATCGGCGTTTATATTATTAGAGAAAGCTACTCGATACTTCTCGAAGCGATTCATGTATTGATGGAAGGAGCTCCGACCAATATTTCAATCGAAGAAATTCAACTGGAAGTGGAAAAATTCCCGGAAGTGGAAAACATCCACCACATACACATGTGGATGGTGGGCGAAAACGACATACACCTCGAAGCGCATGTTAACGTTCAGGATATGAAAATAAGCGAAAGCGACAGGCTTCGAAAAAAGATAATCGATCGGCTGCACGACAGATTCGACATTCACCATATTACGCTGCAATTCGAGTGCAATCAGTGCCCGGAATCCGATCTGATCGAACAACACAGATAG